From a region of the Helicobacter hepaticus ATCC 51449 genome:
- a CDS encoding alpha-1,2-fucosyltransferase, translated as MQYKIVELTCGLGNQMFQYAFAKSLEHHLQMPILLDKTWFEVEGKKHSIPFSLDIFNIDLPYATQEQIAYAKEKIRYFESKPKIIRSILKRIGYPRATNSCATYDKYITEYLKPNSFTYFYGWFQNPLYFKGISSHIKKILCPPPPLKAK; from the coding sequence ATGCAATATAAAATCGTAGAACTTACCTGTGGCTTAGGCAATCAAATGTTTCAATATGCCTTTGCTAAGAGTTTAGAGCATCATTTGCAAATGCCCATTTTGCTTGATAAAACTTGGTTTGAAGTAGAGGGGAAAAAGCACTCTATTCCCTTTAGTTTAGATATTTTCAATATTGATTTGCCTTATGCGACACAAGAACAAATCGCCTATGCTAAGGAAAAAATCAGGTATTTTGAAAGCAAACCTAAAATAATAAGAAGTATTCTAAAGCGCATAGGCTATCCTAGAGCTACGAATAGTTGTGCTACTTATGATAAATACATAACAGAGTATTTAAAGCCAAATTCTTTTACATATTTTTATGGTTGGTTTCAAAATCCACTTTATTTTAAAGGCATTTCTTCTCATATAAAGAAGATATTATGCCCCCCCCCCCCATTAAAAGCGAAATAA
- a CDS encoding alpha-1,2-fucosyltransferase, whose translation MKDDLVILHPDGGIASQIAFVALGLAFEQKGAKVKYDLSWFAEGAKGFWNPSNGYDKVYDITWDISKAFPALHIEIANEEEIERYKSKYLIDNDRVIDYAPPLYCYGYKGRIFHYLYAPFFAQSFAPKEAQDSHTPFAALLQEIESSPSPCGVHIRRGDLSQPHIVYGNPTSNEYFAKSIELMCLLHPQSSFYLFSDDLAFVKEQIVPLLKGKTYRICDVNNPSQGYLDLYLLSRCRNIIGSQGSMGEFAKVLSPHNPLLITPRYRNIFKEVENVMCVNWGESVQHPPLVCSAPPPLVSQLKRNAPLNSRLYKEKDNASA comes from the coding sequence ATGAAAGATGATTTAGTGATTCTACATCCAGATGGTGGAATAGCAAGTCAAATAGCCTTTGTAGCACTTGGCTTAGCCTTTGAACAAAAGGGTGCAAAAGTCAAATATGATTTAAGCTGGTTTGCAGAGGGGGCTAAGGGATTTTGGAATCCAAGTAATGGATATGATAAAGTCTATGACATCACTTGGGATATTTCTAAAGCTTTTCCTGCATTACATATTGAGATTGCAAATGAAGAAGAGATTGAGAGATATAAATCAAAATACTTGATTGATAATGATAGAGTAATAGATTATGCACCCCCTTTATATTGCTATGGTTACAAGGGCAGGATATTTCATTATCTGTATGCTCCATTCTTTGCTCAATCTTTTGCGCCAAAAGAAGCTCAAGATTCTCATACACCTTTTGCCGCATTGCTCCAAGAGATAGAATCTTCTCCCTCTCCTTGTGGGGTGCATATCAGGCGAGGGGATTTATCCCAGCCTCATATTGTTTATGGTAATCCTACGAGCAATGAGTATTTTGCCAAAAGCATAGAGCTAATGTGCCTTTTGCACCCACAAAGTAGCTTTTATCTCTTCAGTGATGATTTAGCTTTTGTCAAAGAGCAGATTGTCCCACTGCTTAAGGGTAAAACTTATAGAATCTGCGATGTGAATAACCCAAGTCAGGGCTATTTGGATTTGTATCTTTTAAGTCGGTGTCGAAATATCATCGGCTCACAGGGTAGTATGGGAGAGTTTGCGAAGGTTCTTTCCCCTCACAATCCGCTTTTGATTACACCTCGCTATCGTAATATTTTTAAAGAGGTAGAAAATGTAATGTGCGTGAATTGGGGAGAGAGTGTGCAACACCCACCTTTAGTATGTTCTGCCCCCCCCCCACTTGTCTCCCAGCTCAAAAGAAATGCGCCGCTTAATTCGCGCTTATATAAGGAGAAAGATAATGCAAGTGCTTGA
- a CDS encoding class I SAM-dependent methyltransferase, producing MNEKALDFFKALSKGANQNSVKLANNTDFSDIDAKFILKYANEKSHILDLGSGSGLIVNKIYPYVDKIVCVDKFKEFTKFIAKEQKITIYNEDLFDFDTKEKFDIISAFGIMHYVNEEEVQVLYKKYQQFLKPQGIFIIKNQFGINETINISGYSQEQKRDYYSQYRWIEREKEILISLGHRIVEVCDIYPPEANRWDNTHFYAIVASCV from the coding sequence ATGAATGAAAAGGCATTAGATTTTTTTAAGGCTTTGAGCAAAGGAGCAAATCAAAATTCTGTAAAACTTGCAAATAACACGGATTTTTCAGATATTGATGCAAAGTTTATTTTAAAATATGCTAATGAGAAATCACATATTTTGGATTTGGGTTCGGGCAGTGGGCTGATTGTAAATAAAATTTATCCTTATGTAGATAAAATTGTTTGTGTAGATAAATTTAAAGAATTTACAAAGTTTATTGCAAAAGAGCAAAAAATTACAATTTACAATGAAGATTTGTTTGATTTTGATACAAAAGAGAAGTTTGACATTATAAGTGCATTTGGGATTATGCACTATGTGAATGAGGAAGAAGTGCAAGTTTTGTATAAAAAATATCAGCAATTTTTAAAGCCTCAAGGGATTTTTATCATCAAAAATCAATTTGGCATTAATGAGACAATCAATATTTCTGGCTATTCACAGGAGCAAAAGAGAGATTATTACTCACAATATCGGTGGATAGAGAGGGAAAAAGAGATTTTGATTTCTTTAGGACATAGAATCGTAGAAGTGTGTGATATTTATCCGCCCGAAGCAAATCGCTGGGATAATACACATTTTTATGCGATTGTAGCTTCTTGTGTTTAA
- a CDS encoding DegT/DnrJ/EryC1/StrS family aminotransferase, which yields MVPFLDVKAINQRLSAEMESAFCEVLESGWYVLGEQGKAFEREFSAYCGTNYCVGCANGLDALRLSIKAFGFGVGDEIIVPANTYIASILAITDNGCTPVLVEPSLKTYNIDVDLIEERITPKTKAILVVHLYGQAVEMQKVWDLAQKYDLKIIEDSAQAHGAIYQGKRVGSLGDVSGFSFFPGKNLGALGDGGCVVTNDEALAQRIRALGNYGSHIKYENLYAGLNSRLDEVQAAFLRLKLKILDEDNKRRQEIARVYREQIQNERIILPQVQSEEGAVWHLFVVRTKNRARLQEHLSQSGIQTLIHYPIPPHKQQAYKQYNHLNLPITERIHKEVLSLPISPVMSDEQVGIVIDAVNAFKE from the coding sequence ATGGTTCCCTTTCTTGATGTCAAAGCGATAAATCAAAGATTGAGTGCAGAGATGGAATCTGCTTTTTGCGAAGTGCTAGAGAGTGGTTGGTATGTTTTGGGCGAGCAAGGCAAAGCCTTTGAGCGTGAGTTTAGCGCGTATTGTGGGACAAATTATTGTGTAGGTTGTGCAAATGGTTTAGACGCTTTGCGACTTAGCATTAAAGCATTTGGATTTGGCGTGGGTGATGAGATTATCGTCCCTGCAAATACCTATATCGCTTCCATTTTGGCAATCACTGATAATGGCTGCACACCTGTGCTTGTAGAGCCAAGCTTAAAGACTTATAATATTGATGTGGATTTGATTGAGGAGCGTATCACACCAAAAACTAAAGCAATTCTTGTCGTGCATTTGTATGGACAGGCGGTGGAAATGCAGAAAGTTTGGGATTTAGCACAAAAATATGATTTAAAAATCATAGAAGATTCCGCACAAGCGCACGGCGCAATCTATCAAGGCAAGAGAGTAGGGAGTTTGGGCGATGTAAGTGGATTCTCATTTTTTCCGGGTAAGAATTTAGGTGCATTAGGCGATGGTGGCTGTGTGGTTACAAATGATGAAGCTTTGGCACAGAGAATCCGCGCATTAGGGAATTATGGCTCACATATCAAATATGAAAACCTCTATGCAGGGCTAAATTCTAGGCTTGATGAAGTCCAAGCGGCATTTTTGCGCCTCAAACTTAAAATCCTTGATGAGGATAATAAGCGGCGACAAGAGATTGCGAGAGTTTATAGAGAGCAGATTCAAAACGAGCGTATTATCCTCCCGCAGGTTCAAAGCGAGGAGGGGGCGGTGTGGCATCTCTTTGTCGTGCGCACGAAAAATCGCGCGCGTTTGCAAGAGCATTTGAGTCAGAGTGGAATCCAAACGCTTATCCATTATCCTATCCCACCGCACAAGCAGCAGGCTTACAAGCAATATAATCATTTGAATCTGCCCATTACCGAGCGTATTCACAAAGAAGTGCTATCCTTGCCTATAAGTCCTGTGATGAGCGATGAGCAAGTAGGCATAGTGATAGATGCTGTGAATGCGTTTAAAGAATAG
- a CDS encoding GT-D fold domain-containing glycosyltransferase, with protein sequence MKYSLKTFVRNIRYLARYNLKEMDNKLSSLLTFTPTPTYFLHFADMLRDEIKNDFDKITPPIVKDSFETLEILLQSQKSFIRFGDGEYDIMEGKSIPFQEYDKYLAQTLQEAITSQDENLLIGLGYAYFHLPCNNRVPEFKYTWLTDNYHTIKKYLVPHKEYGATEMSQVYAGYKDYDFERHYALLKQLFVDKKIVVICGDKVLANVQYSIFEGVKEISYIYGATKHAYKGIAALKEQILHFSKDYVLIFALGPAGKALGYEMFKLGYRVLDIGHSIKDYDAYKRNVKMDLQGVAQFFAPDE encoded by the coding sequence ATGAAATACTCTCTTAAAACTTTTGTTAGAAACATTAGATATTTAGCGAGGTATAACCTCAAAGAAATGGATAATAAATTATCAAGTTTGCTTACCTTTACTCCCACTCCAACCTATTTTCTTCATTTTGCAGATATGTTGCGCGATGAAATCAAAAATGACTTTGATAAAATCACACCGCCTATTGTGAAAGATAGCTTTGAGACTTTGGAAATTTTATTACAATCTCAAAAAAGCTTTATCCGCTTTGGCGATGGTGAATACGATATTATGGAGGGTAAAAGCATACCCTTTCAAGAATATGATAAATATCTTGCTCAAACTTTGCAAGAAGCTATTACCTCACAAGATGAGAATCTCCTCATTGGTTTGGGCTATGCCTATTTTCACTTACCTTGTAATAATCGTGTTCCAGAGTTTAAATATACTTGGCTCACAGATAATTATCATACCATTAAGAAGTATCTTGTGCCACACAAAGAATATGGTGCGACAGAAATGAGTCAAGTCTATGCTGGATATAAAGACTATGATTTTGAGCGGCATTATGCGCTACTTAAGCAACTTTTTGTAGATAAAAAAATTGTGGTAATTTGCGGGGATAAAGTATTGGCGAATGTGCAATATAGCATTTTTGAGGGAGTTAAAGAGATTTCTTATATCTATGGAGCGACTAAACACGCCTATAAAGGCATTGCTGCACTTAAAGAGCAGATTCTACATTTTAGCAAAGACTATGTGCTTATCTTTGCTCTAGGACCTGCGGGAAAAGCTTTGGGCTATGAGATGTTTAAGCTTGGCTATCGTGTGCTTGATATTGGGCATAGTATTAAGGATTATGATGCGTATAAACGCAATGTGAAAATGGATTTGCAAGGTGTAGCGCAATTTTTTGCCCCTGATGAGTAA
- a CDS encoding aspartate/glutamate racemase family protein produces MEAVEKSKIVGIIGGAGVAATNKLNELLEIELTQKGAFRDAHHPQILTFQATQAPSRSMYLEGKGEDFTKDYIDIAKRLQNFGAQTLCMCCNTAHYSFETIKAALPQVKMLNLIESAVLKVKQSGAKSVGLVASDGCLKGRVYERYFEKICPEVKIIYPNAEFQKKVTQGICNIKNAHRFDTMDSKARPKNIFKQVCEHLLGGGDIILLGCTDIRVDYYEKENIDSLEVLKDLILKEVLNE; encoded by the coding sequence ATGGAAGCAGTTGAAAAATCAAAAATAGTTGGAATCATCGGTGGAGCAGGAGTAGCTGCTACAAATAAACTCAATGAGCTTCTTGAAATAGAGCTTACCCAAAAAGGAGCTTTTAGGGACGCACATCACCCTCAAATCCTTACTTTTCAAGCGACCCAAGCTCCCTCCCGCAGTATGTATTTAGAGGGTAAGGGAGAGGATTTTACTAAAGATTATATAGACATAGCCAAAAGATTGCAAAATTTTGGTGCACAAACACTCTGTATGTGTTGTAATACTGCGCATTATAGCTTTGAAACTATTAAAGCAGCACTTCCACAAGTAAAAATGCTTAACTTAATAGAATCTGCAGTGCTAAAGGTAAAGCAAAGCGGGGCAAAATCTGTTGGTTTAGTCGCAAGTGATGGTTGTTTAAAAGGCAGAGTATATGAAAGATATTTTGAGAAAATCTGTCCAGAAGTGAAAATCATCTATCCGAATGCAGAGTTTCAAAAAAAAGTTACGCAAGGGATTTGTAATATCAAAAATGCTCATCGTTTTGATACTATGGATTCTAAAGCGCGTCCTAAAAATATCTTTAAGCAAGTATGTGAGCATTTACTCGGGGGGGGGGATATAATCCTACTTGGTTGCACAGATATTCGTGTAGATTATTACGAAAAAGAAAATATAGATAGCCTAGAAGTGCTAAAAGATTTAATTTTAAAAGAGGTGTTGAATGAATGA
- a CDS encoding alpha-1,2-fucosyltransferase, which yields MPPPPIKSEINKHKLEQILQAKNSVFIHIRRGDCLTHSCQIDVSYHKKAVATIVSKINNPQFFLFCADREFAQNLDLGYPFVDMTTQEIDENNHYEDLILMAHCQNGIVANSTYSWWAAYLINNPHKIIIAPTPWLLGTDEIICENWIKIEAAKEVVL from the coding sequence ATGCCCCCCCCCCCCATTAAAAGCGAAATAAATAAACATAAATTAGAACAGATTCTCCAAGCTAAAAATAGCGTTTTTATCCATATCAGACGCGGTGATTGTCTCACGCATTCGTGTCAAATAGATGTGAGCTATCATAAAAAGGCAGTGGCTACTATTGTAAGTAAAATAAACAATCCTCAATTTTTTCTTTTCTGTGCGGATAGAGAGTTTGCGCAAAATCTTGATTTGGGTTATCCTTTTGTGGATATGACTACGCAAGAGATTGATGAAAATAATCATTATGAAGATTTAATCCTTATGGCGCATTGCCAAAATGGCATAGTGGCAAATAGCACTTATTCGTGGTGGGCAGCCTACCTTATCAACAATCCCCATAAAATCATCATCGCTCCAACGCCTTGGCTACTTGGCACTGATGAAATTATTTGTGAAAATTGGATTAAGATAGAAGCAGCCAAAGAGGTGGTATTATGA
- a CDS encoding glycosyltransferase family 2 protein, whose protein sequence is MSPKISILAPSFNHEKFVGFFIQSILAQSFSDFECIIVDDCSTDRNVQEILKCKDTRIKLVQHPYNQGINASLNTAFENASGEYLVFLATDDMLEPNALEILHQSLEQNPNAKAIYPQLMKIDKDNQKLEILEVARRSRYELLHHLFMKGNCLTSPGMALRKSDFAEILYPLDRAMCNYQDVQMHIKLLLRGGVVLLDEILVLYRFDERTNNISALNGNTFKRENMEKSKLMDTFLEFKNIAGAEELCKSVFAREIKTLNITPNASILEYFLGRVALLSPIELNRMWGYHQIMESYASKEGAQKLKELHNFEFKDYLKLIESLDEAHTKIYLKYKKYKRAFNATLALSLVLCILLIALMIKG, encoded by the coding sequence ATGTCTCCTAAAATCTCTATTTTAGCCCCGAGTTTTAATCACGAGAAGTTTGTTGGATTCTTTATACAATCCATTCTAGCGCAGAGTTTTAGTGATTTTGAATGTATCATCGTAGATGATTGCTCCACTGATAGAAATGTGCAGGAGATTTTAAAGTGCAAAGATACGCGCATAAAGCTAGTCCAACACCCTTATAATCAAGGTATTAATGCAAGTTTAAATACTGCCTTTGAAAATGCAAGCGGAGAATATCTCGTATTTTTAGCTACTGATGATATGCTAGAGCCAAATGCGCTAGAAATCTTGCACCAAAGCTTAGAACAAAATCCTAATGCAAAAGCGATTTATCCACAGCTAATGAAAATAGATAAGGATAATCAAAAGTTAGAAATCCTTGAGGTAGCACGAAGAAGCAGATACGAGCTTTTACATCATCTTTTTATGAAAGGAAATTGTTTGACTTCACCGGGTATGGCTCTAAGAAAGTCAGATTTTGCAGAGATTCTCTATCCATTAGATAGGGCAATGTGTAACTACCAAGATGTGCAAATGCACATAAAATTACTTCTACGGGGGGGGGTCGTGCTTCTTGATGAAATTCTTGTGCTCTATCGTTTTGACGAACGCACGAACAATATTAGCGCACTCAACGGAAATACATTTAAACGCGAAAATATGGAGAAATCTAAACTAATGGATACTTTTTTAGAGTTTAAAAATATCGCTGGAGCGGAGGAATTATGCAAAAGTGTTTTTGCTAGGGAAATTAAAACGCTCAATATTACCCCCAATGCGTCAATTTTGGAGTATTTCTTAGGGAGAGTCGCACTTCTCTCGCCCATAGAGTTAAATAGAATGTGGGGTTATCATCAAATTATGGAATCTTATGCAAGCAAAGAGGGTGCGCAGAAGTTAAAAGAACTCCATAACTTTGAGTTTAAGGATTATTTGAAGCTTATAGAATCTCTTGATGAAGCACATACTAAAATTTATCTTAAATATAAGAAATACAAAAGAGCCTTTAATGCTACCCTTGCTCTATCTCTTGTGCTTTGCATACTTTTAATTGCATTGATGATAAAAGGATAA